A window of Ananas comosus cultivar F153 linkage group 11, ASM154086v1, whole genome shotgun sequence genomic DNA:
TAGTCCAATCCAGAATCCAATTTGATTCAGTATTCAACTGGCTCCTCCCTGCTTGATTCCTCTCCTCCAGTTTTTGCTTATAAccagaaaaaatcaaaatatcaacaCTAGAATTTTGGAAATGGCAACtgaaatattacttaaaaattgCTTGAGAGGAACTGACATTTTCAGAATCTGTTAATCTGAAATTGCCTTTACATGATATTGTTTAAGTTACTAGCTATAAATAGTTtgtttacaatttaaaattgatcCAACTGATCTGATTGTCGAAAACAAATACAATGAACTCAAATTGCCACCCCTACCTAACAGTAATCTCCTGagcaattttttgatttttttttatcccttttttctaaaatgtaggcttaaaagtataaaaatttaatttggctAATTTGACTAATTTGCTATAATTGTATTTACATGCTGAAATTGGGCCCACAGACGAAGATCCAACTACTAAATTTTATCGACATCCAAATTGGCTGTAGAGATAGCAGTTAGAGAGAGTAATTTTCTAACGATGcagtaattaaataataaaaaaacaaagctTCTAATCTTTGATACTAATCTCATCATTTcacatatttatataaagtatCAAAATTGGCTGGTGCAACTTTCAACTATTAAGTAAAAAAAGTTTGTAGCTACCTCACTCTCAACCACATGCATTTGTAATTATTCTACATTTATAGCTATAGATGAAACTAAACAGCaactttttttagttttagaGTTGACTAAATCACAGAAAACTCTTATAGGAATActcgtttttttacttttccttaaaaatctatattttatatttttaaattattttcaggGTTTACGGTGTTAATGGAGaggacaaaatgaccaaattattcttatttcttatataaaaaataatatttttaatatatttttattattttgaaaaatatttttagtataaattataaaaaataaacggaaTAGTGATAAAACCCTGATGGAGGGGGGAGCTAAATGCAACAATTTAGAATGTTAAGAAGGtaatatatagatttttaaaagttaagaaacaaaactgaaaaaaaaaatatttataaagaaattttcagtaatttaaattttagaaggtCTAAAATTTTTCCCCATAAAATGAAATGCAacatgatttaaaaaaaaaaaaaaaaatgtgggtGGCATGCATGTTACCTCGTATTCGTCTCCACGTGAGCTTCTTCCACCAAGCTTAAGAAGACAAAATGAATTATTCAAACAAAATATTGGAATTAATCCACACACTTTATTAGTCGAAAAATCCCTACTACTATGATCATAatattcctcctcctcctcctcctcctcctcctcctcgtccgcATAATTCGCACTGTACGGACACAAAATCGGGGCCCTCCGCACGGGATCTCTCCGCGGAACGGGGGAAGGTTTGGTGGGCTCGCGCTCGCATGCGGACGCGTTCTCGACGTTTGCGTGATTCTGCGGACGCGGCCCCCCGGCCAGGGCCTGCGCCGCGGGCAAGAACCGCCCCATAATGAAGTCGCATGCGGGCGCGTCGTCCGCATATAGGACCCTCGGATGGTCCGCATAATCCGCGACCCCGCTCAGGCTACAGTTGACGAGGAACGAATCCGTGCGGGAGAGCGCCTCGTGCGCGTCCGCATGCGACGCCTCCTCGTGCTCCGACCCACCGACGGGTCCACGCGTGCGGACGCTGTGAGCGGTTCGGGGCGGGGGCCGGACCGGCGGGAATTGGACCGGTGTCGGACCGGGCCCGGTCGGGCTGGGCTTGGGCCGGCCGGGGGAATGCTCCCAGAGGAACGGGACCGAACCGGGGATCCGAACCGGGCCGGATTTTTGGTCCGGTTTGTAGACCGGGAGGGCGGTTCGACTCGGCAACGGTCGGCGCGGAGAAATGGGAGACGAGGCGGAGGAAGTGGCGGGGGCATGGACGGTAGAGAATCGCCGGGCGGAGAGGAGCGGAGCGTCCAGATCGAGACGCGTGTCCTCCATGAGATCGGAGATTTGACGATGTTTCTGGAGTGTTCATACacacctttttctctctttcctgtTTCGGTGTCTATTATGATTACCTTTTTTATCGAGGgcttattaaattttattaaattttatcaaatttatcgataaataataataagttttaATAAATAGAGTGGGGTTGCTGTACCTATTCGGATACTGAAATTTTTGTAttcataaatcgttttcgataataaaattttcaattcaaaaatctataccgttaagtatgatttaaatcatttaaagtatttagaaactaaattttataatttttaaatttatagtaaaattctTTAATGAgtataaaataaatggtcaaaattaaacaatctcctaaaaataatagataatatttttaaattcaagatcagagttattggtCTTGATCCatataatgaataaaattttctatcaaaaattttatcgATTTTGATTCTTCTATATTGTTAACTAGGAAACATCTCACAGTGACCATTAGAAATGTCAATTTTTTAAGGCCCTTTGATCGTAAGATATATgatctcaaaaaattataaattcggttgttaaaatattgaaatactctaaattatgtttaatgaTATAGACCGTCAGCATTCGAATACCTAACAACCGATCTATCAGCAATTTTAGTTGGTGGGATTTCCCTTTTTATTGCGTCGGAGGCAGATGGGTGCGTGAGATCTGCTCGGGAGTTAAGCGGGGATGGTTTTGTGTCTGCTTCAACTCATCAATGCTGAACTTTCTTGGGGAACTGAGGACCAGAATCTGTTAATGCGTTCGTGCGAATTTGGTGGCGTTGTAGTACACGCGTGcacttttttgtctttttctttaagACAAAAAAATACATGCAAATTTACTAGCcgaaaatgttaaatttataaacttatgaTTTGGGAAGCGGAGGGTTCGTAGCACGACACGTGTCGGCGGGCGAGAGGGGCGTGAGGCCGGGCACGGTTGCGAGCGGACGGCGCGGGCGCGAGCGAGCGGCGCGAGCGGGGCGGGCGCACAGGCGTGGGCGCGAGCGGGCGCGGGCGTGGGCGCGAGCCGGCGGGGGGGCGGAGCGCAGTCGCGGGCAGGGCACGAGCCGGCGCGGGGCGCGGGGGGGCGACAGGCGGGCAGGGCGCGAGTCGGCGCGGTGGAagccgagaaaaaaaaaagctacagtTTTGTCGGGCCTCACTTCCCCTTCTTGCACGTGGTCCACGAGGTGAGCATCACTCCTGGACGCGCCTGAGGGAGAGAGGCATGgacctctctcctcttctttgagattttatatatatataatattatatatataatatatattataataatatatatatataatatatataattttaatatttatttataaatatataataattttattttaagaatcAATAAagattgtattttatttttttttatttgtaagttCTACacagataataataaaaaaatattacgtattttttgaatattacaataagccttttatttattttaaactggtttatttatttatgaccAACTCCTATCTCTCTagcttttttgatttttttttttccttttctaaccCTTCTATTTTAGAGTGTTATTgtccacataaaaaaaaattaattttaatttaaaatttaaaatttaaatttattattaatgattTTTGAATGTGTTGCTTAGCTTTTtgatatttagttagtatattttatgtaattgttgtaattaaatatattttaaaaaaacttaattgtaGTGTTTTCTCTAAAAATGgattatttatatctaattaattataaaattaaaattaatatttaatacatataatctaaaatattttaaaattaggcataattaattatatattttaaagttttattataattaaagcacaaacttatgaatttacaatttgaaacAAAACTAGTTTTAAGATCAGTATTATTGTTTGTAATCAAAACTTACATATCTGATACAATTGATCACATGTGAAAATCTAtctaaaacttttttatttaattaactaaaatatattattatttattttataaaaatatatttaattatttatttattaattatttataaagaagATAAATGAACCTGTTGCATAGCACGGGTTCCTTAACTAGTTAACTATAAATTGTGCTAGATATAAATTctctaatatttataaattttcaatctgCATGATAATAATTTCGGATTAGGATTATAATGATCCTCTGGAATTGAGTGGgttattggttgaataatataatgtCACGTCCCAGATTACAACATTTTTCGGGCTCGCCAATAAATCTGCTGTACACAcagaaatttttcgtgtatatgAAACAATAGCCATACCTGCAAACAGATAGAAGCTACAACAAAAGTATAAAGCTGCTAaactaaacatatatatatctgaATATCATAGAAAGGCCAACTGTACATACATACTCCAAAACACAACCATCTCTCAGAACGAAACTAAAACAAATATCACTGTATATACATGGCACAATCAAAACTATCTCTGATAGAGGGACTCCTCTAGAAAGGTGATCGGGGTCGATAGGGATCTAGTACGCGACTCCCTTATCTCAATTAGAATCAGCAACAGTAGCAGCAGACAAGAGCTCTGCAAAAAACTTACAAcaacagggtgtgagaactactgcaaaacagagtagtcctcagtggatacGGTCACGACCccaacggcctacccactaagtctacagcaAAGGTATATAAAGGATAGTAAAATAATCTGgaagaaactctacagctatatgccactagaCTACCGTT
This region includes:
- the LOC109716972 gene encoding uncharacterized protein LOC109716972; its protein translation is MEDTRLDLDAPLLSARRFSTVHAPATSSASSPISPRRPLPSRTALPVYKPDQKSGPVRIPGSVPFLWEHSPGRPKPSPTGPGPTPVQFPPVRPPPRTAHSVRTRGPVGGSEHEEASHADAHEALSRTDSFLVNCSLSGVADYADHPRVLYADDAPACDFIMGRFLPAAQALAGGPRPQNHANVENASACEREPTKPSPVPRRDPVRRAPILCPYSANYADEEEEEEEEEEEYYDHSSRDFSTNKVCGLIPIFCLNNSFCLLKLGGRSSRGDEYEQKLEERNQAGRSQLNTESNWILDWTSSQMADWAFPFPHSTFQKGNLNPAFQKTLSEDLKESSAGKDDKVEGNLTAESRGSDALQHNSSGAADPRLQISPNSENAKHDISEDSAALLPCKLQLLLPKSPSDSWLSRVLPSVSSKKLPARSFLVLRSPPKKQATRALLDPKPDL